One part of the Humulus lupulus chromosome 9, drHumLupu1.1, whole genome shotgun sequence genome encodes these proteins:
- the LOC133801384 gene encoding L-type lectin-domain containing receptor kinase IV.1-like — protein sequence MLSKVPILILLLSMTITVAPTSSQDDHRDPFVFNNGFKPSDLDLDGSAEITSNGHLRLTNGTKQNSGHAFFPNPVSFKATSNGTVSSFSTTFVFAIRSEFPTLSGHGIVFVIAPTRGLPGALPTQYLGLFNRSNDGNATNRVIGVELDTIRNREFKDINANHVGIDINGLTSVKAEPASYFDEKKGGFTNLSLISGKPMKVWVEYDAVKKQMNVTLAPAKAVKPQKPLLSLTEDLSPIIKDTMFIGFSSSTGSIMSNHYILGWSFKINGEAQELDFSKLPKLPRVGPKPKSKLLTIGLPVILSSLVALVIFSLVHFIRRKRKFAELIEDWESEYGPHRYKYKDLYKATKGFKDKDLLGSGGFGTVYKGVLPSKTEIAVKRVSHESRQGTREFVAEIVSLGRLRHRNVVHLLGYCRRKGELLLVYDYMPNASLDKYIYDKPKTTLNWNQRFRIIKGVASGLCYLHHQWEQVVIHRDVKASNVLLDGELNGRLGDFGLARLYDHGTDPQTTHVVGTLGYLAPEHTRTGKATTKSDVFAFGAFLLEVACGRRPIEGKGKEVMILVDWVFSCWCRGRIIEAMDSNMIESDSTEAGVVLEEEVELVLKLGLLCSHSEPGLRPSMRQVVSFLERDVSLPDMSTMGLSAAGLTFAHKEGFVDFASSMALLSQESSSSVAESLLSGGR from the coding sequence ATGCTTTCTAAGGTTCCGATATTGATTCTCTTACTATCCATGACCATAACAGTAGCACCAACTTCATCCCAAGATGATCATCGTGATCCCTTCGTCTTCAATAATGGATTCAAGCCAAGCGACCTGGACCTCGACGGCTCAGCTGAAATAACCTCAAATGGCCACTTGAGGCTCACAAACGGCACAAAACAGAATTCTGGTCATGCTTTCTTTCCCAACCCAGTAAGTTTCAAGGCCACCTCAAACGGCACCGTTTCTTCCTTCTCCACCACATTCGTCTTCGCCATCAGATCGGAGTTCCCCACTCTGAGCGGCCACGGCATCGTTTTCGTGATCGCTCCGACGAGAGGCCTCCCCGGAGCTCTTCCAACCCAGTACCTTGGCCTTTTCAACAGATCCAACGATGGCAACGCCACAAACAGAGTCATCGGCGTTGAGCTCGATACGATACGTAACAGAGAGTTCAAAGACATCAACGCCAATCACGTGGGGATTGACATTAATGGTTTAACCTCGGTTAAAGCTGAACCGGCGAGCTATTTCGACGAAAAAAAAGGTGGGTTTACGAACTTATCTCTTATAAGTGGTAAGCCGATGAAGGTATGGGTCGAGTATGATGCTGTTAAGAAGCAGATGAACGTAACTTTAGCTCCGGCCAAAGCTGTTAAACCTCAGAAACCGCTTTTGTCTTTGACCGAAGATCTTTCACCGATCATAAAGGACACCATGTTTATTGGTTTTTCTTCCTCAACAGGGTCTATTATGAGTAATCACTATATTCTGGGTTGGAGCTTTAAGATTAATGGCGAAGCTCAAGAGCTTGACTTCTCCAAACTCCCGAAGCTACCTCGGGTCGGACCCAAACCAAAATCCAAGCTTTTGACAATTGGGTTACCGGTGATTTTATCAAGCTTGGTGGCTCTAGTGATCTTCAGTTTAGTTCATTTCATCAGAAGGAAGAGAAAATTTGCAGAGCTAATCGAAGATTGGGAGTCCGAATATGGACCCCACAGGTATAAATACAAAGATTTGTATAAGGCCACGAAGGGTTTCAAGGACAAAGATTTATTGGGCAGCGGAGGATTTGGAACAGTCTATAAAGGAGTATTACCTTCCAAAACAGAGATCGCTGTAAAAAGAGTCTCTCACGAATCAAGACAGGGTACGAGAGAGTTCGTGGCTGAAATCGTCAGTCTCGGCCGGCTTCGGCACCGGAACGTGGTACATCTTTTGGGCTATTGTCGCCGGAAAGGTGAGCTTCTTTTAGTGTACGACTACATGCCCAATGCGAGCCTAGACAAGTACATATACGACAAACCGAAAACGACACTAAATTGGAACCAAAGATTTCGGATCATAAAGGGAGTTGCTTCAGGTCTATGCTACCTTCACCATCAATGGGAACAAGTCGTCATCCACCGTGACGTGAAAGCCAGTAACGTACTACTTGACGGCGAGTTAAACGGCCGGTTAGGAGACTTCGGTTTAGCTAGATTGTATGACCATGGAACCGACCCTCAAACAACCCACGTCGTCGGAACACTCGGGTACCTCGCCCCGGAGCATACCCGAACCGGAAAGGCCACAACGAAGTCTGACGTCTTCGCATTCGGAGCTTTCCTGCTCGAAGTGGCATGCGGTCGACGCCCCATTGAAGggaaaggaaaggaggtgatgattTTGGTAGATTGGGTTTTCTCGTGTTGGTGCAGAGGAAGAATTATCGAGGCCATGGATTCCAATATGATAGAATCAGATTCTACCGAAGCTGGAGTCgtactagaggaggaagtagagtTGGTATTGAAACTGGGGTTGTTGTGTTCACATTCGGAGCCGGGGCTGAGACCGAGCATGAGGCAAGTTGTGTCGTTTTTGGAGAGAGATGTGTCGTTGCCGGACATGTCGACGATGGGGCTTTCGGCAGCGGGGTTGACGTTCGCGCATAAAGAAGGGTTCGTTGATTTTGCGTCGTCTATGGCGCTTTTATCTCAAGAGTCGTCGTCTTCTGTGGCCGAGTCACTACTCTCCGGTGGCCGCTGA
- the LOC133800391 gene encoding peptidyl-prolyl cis-trans isomerase FKBP15-3-like — protein MAATTSLHRPPCSSLRPPLAPPPASRRDHPKWFETTAETNEEGKWFQIPPYLNTNGKKAQPGKQVSFHYIGKLKNNGKQFDSNVGRAPFKFRLVLYTLTSILPGMRVGNKRRLTIPPEMGYGRKGAVGAIPPNSWLVFDVELNDVR, from the exons ATGGCAGCCACGACCTCACTCCATAGACCACCATGCTCATCACTTCGGCCACCACTAGCCCCACCACCGGCCTCCAGGCGTGACCACCCAAAGTG GTTTGAAACTACGGCTGAAACCAATGAGGAAGGAAAGTGGTTCCAAATTCCTCCCTA TCTAAATACCAATGGTAAAAAAGCTCAACCAGGAAAGCAA GTAAGTTTCCACTACATTGGCAAGCTAAAGAATAATGGTAAACAGTTCGACTCAAACGTGGGAAGAGCACCATTTAAGTTCCGCTTAG TTCTTTACACTCTTACTTCCATTTTGCCAGGCATGCGTGTTGGGAACAAGAGAAGGCTTACCATTCCACCAGAGATGGG TTATGGACGCAAGGGAGCAGTTGGTGCAATTCCTCCAAATTCGTGGCTTGTGTTTGATGTTGAGTTAAATGATGTTCGTTAA
- the LOC133801386 gene encoding L-type lectin-domain containing receptor kinase IV.1-like, with the protein MLSKLPILLLLLFLSLTLTVVPAPSQDDHGDLSFVFNGFKPANLVLDGLAEITSNGLLKLTNDTQHHMGHAFFPKSVTFKPTPNSTVSSFSATFVFVIRSQIATLSAHGIVFAIAPTRGLTGARASTYLGLFNESNNGNAANKVVAVELDTIKSGEFEDIDDNHVGIDINDLRSVKVEPAKYFDEKKGGFTNLSLISGKPMKVWVEYDAVKKQMDVTLAPAEAVKPQKPLLSLTKDLSPIIDDTMYIGFSSSTGTAVSYHYILGWSFKINGKAQELELSQLPKLPRVGPKPKSKLLTIGLPVICSSLVALVIFALVHFIKEKRKYAEVIEDWEQEYGPHRYRYKDLYMATNGFKDKDLLGAGGFGRVYKGVLPSKTEIAVKRVSHKSRQGMREFVAEIASLGRLGHRNVVPLLGYCRLKGELLLVYHYMPNGSLDKYLFDKPKKTLNWNQRFRIIKGVASGLCYLHHQWEQVVIHRDVKASNVLLDGELNGRLGDFGLARLYDHGTDPQTTHVVGTFGYLSPEHARTGKVTTSCDVYAFGAFLLEVACGRRPIEGRGTTEEELVLVDWVFSCWCRGQIIDALDSNLIESDSARVGVVPEEAELVLKLGLFCSHSEPEMRPSMREVVSFLERDVPLPDLSTMGLTFGHRNGFDEFAMSYLSSSSVVESVLSGGR; encoded by the coding sequence ATGTTGTCTAAGCTTCCGATATTGCTTCTCTTACTATTCCTAAGCCTAACCTTAACAGTAGTACCAGCTCCATCCCAAGATGATCATGGTGATCTCAGTTTTGTCTTCAATGGATTCAAGCCAGCCAACCTGGTCCTCGACGGCTTAGCTGAAATAACCTCCAATGGCCTGTTGAAGCTCACGAACGACACGCAACATCATATGGGTCATGCTTTCTTTCCCAAATCAGTAACCTTCAAGCCCACCCCGAACAGTACCGTTTCTTCATTCTCCGCCACATTCGTCTTCGTCATCAGATCGCAGATTGCTACTCTGAGCGCTCACGGCATCGTTTTCGCGATCGCTCCGACGAGAGGTCTTACCGGAGCTCGTGCGAGCACGTACCTTGGCCTTTTTAATGAATCCAACAATGGAAACGCCGCCAACAAAGTCGTTGCCGTCGAGCTCGATACTATTAAAAGCGGCGAGTTCGAAGACATCGACGACAATCACGTGGGGATTGACATTAATGATTTAAGGTCGGTTAAAGTTGAACCGGCGAAATATTTCGACGAAAAAAAAGGTGGGTTTACGAACTTATCTCTTATAAGTGGTAAACCGATGAAAGTATGGGTCGAATACGACGCTGTTAAGAAGCAGATGGACGTGACTTTAGCTCCGGCTGAAGCTGTGAAACCCCAAAAACCGCTTTTGTCTTTGACCAAAGATCTTTCGCCGATCATCGATGATACCATGTATATTGGTTTTTCTTCCTCAACCGGCACTGCTGTAAGTTATCACTATATTCTGGGTTGGAGCTTTAAGATCAACGGCAAGGCTCAAGAGCTTGAATTATCCCAACTCCCGAAGCTGCCTCGGGTCGGACCCAAACCAAAATCCAAGCTTTTAACAATTGGGTTACCGGTAATTTGTTCGAGCTTGGTGGCTCTAGTTATCTTTGCTTTAGTTCATTTCAtcaaagaaaagagaaaatatgCAGAGGTAATTGAAGATTGGGAACAAGAATATGGACCCCATAGGTATAGATACAAAGATTTGTACATGGCCACGAATGGTTTCAAGGACAAAGATTTATTAGGTGCCGGAGGATTTGGTAGAGTGTATaaaggagtattaccctccaaaACAGAGATCGCTGTTAAAAGAGTCTCTCACAAATCCAGACAGGGCATGAGAGAATTCGTGGCTGAAATCGCCAGTCTCGGCCGGCTCGGGCACCGAAATGTGGTGCCGCTTTTGGGCTATTGTCGCCTGAAAGGTGAGCTTCTTTTAGTCTACCATTACATGCCTAATGGCAGCCTAGACAAGTACCTATTCGACAAACCAAAAAAGACACTAAATTGGAACCAAAGATTTCGGATCATAAAGGGAGTTGCCTCGGGTCTGTGCTATCTTCACCATCAATGGGAACAAGTCGTCATCCACCGTGACGTGAAAGCCAGTAACGTACTACTTGACGGCGAGTTAAACGGCCGGTTAGGAGACTTCGGTTTAGCTAGATTGTACGACCATGGAACTGATCCTCAAACAACGCACGTGGTTGGAACATTCGGATACCTATCCCCGGAGCATGCCCGAACCGGAAAGGTCACAACAAGCTGCGACGTCTATGCCTTCGGTGCTTTTTTGCTCGAAGTGGCATGCGGACGACGACCCATTGAAGGGAGAGGAACGACAGAGGAGGAGCTGGTTTTGGTGGACTGGGTTTTTTCGTGTTGGTGCAGAGGGCAGATTATCGATGCCTTGGATTCGAACCTGATAGAATCAGATTCTGCCAGAGTTGGAGTCGTACCAGAGGAAGCAGAGTTGGTATTGAAACTTGGGTTGTTCTGTTCACATTCGGAACCGGAGATGAGACCGAGCATGAGGGAAGTGGTGTCGTTTTTAGAGAGAGATGTGCCGTTGCCAGACCTGTCGACGATGGGATTGACTTTTGGGCATAGAAATGGGTTCGATGAGTTTGCGATGTCGTATCTGTCGTCGTCATCTGTGGTCGAGTCAGTCCTCTCTGGTGGCCGTTGA